In one window of Aphidius gifuensis isolate YNYX2018 linkage group LG4, ASM1490517v1, whole genome shotgun sequence DNA:
- the LOC122853688 gene encoding transcriptional coactivator yorkie, whose product MSLNQDIDSKNNLVMRVDEDSESDLQALFDSVLKPDSKRPLQVPLRMRNLPNSFFCPPTTGSKSPSISHSRENSADSAFGTISSGLNSGTGGNTTPNSVTGSVTGTNSTNNNTNSVNTGLIVAHPRAHSSPASLQQTYATAQQQANQHAPQPHARHHHHQKQRSYDVISTVDDLGPLPHGWEQARTPEGQIYFLNHLTRTTTWEDPRKTAAAVNVAAVAAAAVESGKTSSNTANILGSLPEGWEQARTPEGETYFINHQTRTTSWFDPRIPAHLQRAPTSGAMLPQNWLQPGTAGLPNNRIQLCEQQMRIQTLRLERESLKQRQAEIMRKSELRANNNEAIMDPFLSGMSEQHARQESADSGLGLGSAYSLPHTPEDFLSNIDDNMDATSEGGAPMETPDISSLSDNIDSTDDLVPSLQVIFK is encoded by the exons atgtctcTCAATCAGGATattgattcaaaaaataatttagttatgAGAGTTGATGAAGATTCAGAATCAGATTTACAGGCATTATTTGATAGTGTACTAAAACCAGATTCAAAAAGACCATTACAAGTACCATTACGTATGCGTAATTTaccaaattcatttttttgtccaCCAACAACTGGTAGTAAAAGTCCATCAATATCACATTCACGTGAAAATTCAGCAGATTCAGCATTTGGTACAATAAGTAGTGGTTTAAATTCTGGTACTGGTGGTAATACAACACCAAATAGTGTTACTGGTAGTGTTACTGGTACAAAtagtacaaataataatacaaatagtGTTAAta CTGGTTTAATTGTTGCACATCCACGTGCTCATAGTAGTCCAGCATCATTACAACAAACATATGCAACAGCACAACAACAAGCAAATCAACATGCACCACAACCACATGCTagacatcatcatcatcaaaaacaaCGTAGTTATGATGTTATTAGTACTGTTGATGATCTTGGACCATTACCACATGGATGGGAACAAGCAAGAACACCAGAaggacaaatttattttctcaa TCATTTAACAAGAACCACAACTTGGGAGGATCCAAGAAAAACAGCAGCCGCTGTAAATGTCGCggctgttgctgctgctgctgttgaaAGTGGtaaaacatcatcaaatacAGCAAATATACTTGGTTCATTACCTGAAGGATGGGAACAAGCTCGTACACCTGAAGGTgaaacatattttataaatcatcaaaCACGTACAACATCATGGTTTGATCCTAGAATTc ctgctCATCTTCAGAGAGCTCCAACTTCTGGAGCAATGTTACCACAAAATTGGCTTCAACCTGGTACAGCAGGTTTGCCAAATAATCGAATTCAATTATGTGAACAACAAATGAGAATTCAAACATTAAGATTAGAACGTGAAAGTCTTAAACAAAGACAAGCTGAAATAATGCGAaag tctgaGCTAAgagcaaataataatgaagcaATTATGGATCCATTTTTATCGGGTATGAGTGAACAACATGCACGTCAAGAAAGTGCTGATTCTGGTCTTGGACTTGGTTCAGCATACTCATTACCACACACACCTGAagattttctttcaaatattgacgacAATATGGATGCCACAAGTG AGGGTGGAGCACCAATGGAAACACCAGACATATCATCACTAAGTGATAACATAGATTCTACTGATGATCTCGTACCTTCTCTCCAGGtaatctttaaataa